The Sorangiineae bacterium MSr11367 genome window below encodes:
- a CDS encoding cytochrome c encodes MMNPSAIVLLACASFGLSALGCGKSDDGSGGPVRPDISAKDPLAKVPDDGTPGAGLINQLGCGNCHNEGDSPLAGRVAVLDKLGYPPDIELFAPNLTPDPETGLGNWTDGQLRLAIRNGIRWDSSNLCPQMEHYEYLTDEQLDAIIAYLRKLPPVKKTVPGSVCPPLKRKAG; translated from the coding sequence ATGATGAACCCATCGGCGATCGTGCTGTTGGCATGCGCCAGCTTCGGGCTCTCGGCCCTGGGCTGCGGAAAGAGCGACGACGGTTCGGGTGGCCCCGTGCGCCCGGACATCTCGGCCAAGGATCCGTTGGCCAAGGTGCCCGACGATGGGACCCCGGGCGCGGGGCTGATCAACCAATTGGGCTGTGGCAATTGCCACAACGAAGGCGATAGCCCGCTGGCGGGGCGCGTGGCCGTGTTGGACAAACTCGGCTATCCCCCGGACATCGAGCTTTTCGCACCGAACCTCACACCCGATCCCGAAACGGGGTTGGGCAATTGGACCGACGGTCAGCTGCGATTGGCCATTCGCAATGGCATCCGTTGGGACAGCTCGAATCTGTGCCCACAGATGGAGCACTACGAATATCTGACCGACGAGCAGCTCGACGCCATCATCGCGTACCTGCGAAAGCTTCCGCCCGTCAAAAAGACGGTACCGGGGAGCGTATGCCCGCCGCTCAAGCGCAAGGCGGGGTGA
- a CDS encoding energy-coupling factor transporter transmembrane protein EcfT produces MEPADSSKATRVIDPRLRVLYLVAIAVGAFAVKGLPWLAALAGSQAALWLAVGLPPRRLVRQVTKLWGFALFILVSYALTSDDPATDAWRHVPVFGHSLAVNVGGVFIGSAMLLRVVAVILASQVARAGDGRAIAAGLGKLGVKKTIAASIDAVLALLGQGGGGGGGGGGGGGGRGRGRGTGAGTGWRGFWETVRGIGRGEVGPIAQRIERQIRRVEEHAPGQRDVAVIAGMALTMLGVKALKILPSIPFAPGHKLVILTPLYIAATVLSTSRFGATMTGLTMGTVAFLLGDGRYGIFEILKHVTPGILCDLLVPWVMRMASPGRFVWSALGGFIGAGRFATIFCITLAVQAPAVAYAMLVPGFVIHTGFGILSGYVSYHLVNALESLS; encoded by the coding sequence ATGGAACCGGCCGACTCGAGCAAGGCGACGCGCGTGATCGATCCAAGGCTGCGCGTCCTGTACCTCGTTGCCATCGCCGTGGGGGCCTTCGCGGTGAAGGGCCTCCCGTGGCTTGCGGCCCTTGCAGGGTCGCAGGCCGCGTTGTGGCTCGCCGTCGGCCTTCCGCCGCGAAGGCTCGTGCGGCAGGTGACGAAGCTCTGGGGTTTTGCGCTGTTCATTCTCGTGTCGTATGCGCTCACGTCGGACGATCCCGCGACCGACGCGTGGAGGCACGTGCCGGTGTTTGGGCATTCGCTCGCGGTCAACGTGGGCGGTGTCTTCATCGGCTCTGCGATGCTTCTGCGCGTCGTGGCCGTGATCCTCGCCTCGCAGGTGGCGCGCGCGGGGGATGGGCGCGCGATTGCTGCGGGGTTGGGCAAGCTCGGGGTGAAAAAGACGATTGCCGCGTCCATCGACGCGGTGCTCGCCCTCCTCGGTCAAGGCGGGGGAGGCGGAGGCGGCGGGGGAGGCGGAGGCGGAGGACGGGGCAGGGGCAGGGGCACGGGCGCGGGCACGGGATGGCGCGGGTTTTGGGAGACGGTGCGAGGGATTGGTCGCGGAGAGGTGGGCCCGATTGCCCAGCGCATCGAGCGGCAGATCCGCCGCGTCGAGGAGCACGCACCCGGTCAGCGTGACGTCGCAGTGATCGCGGGCATGGCGCTCACCATGTTGGGGGTGAAGGCACTGAAGATTCTGCCAAGCATTCCCTTTGCGCCCGGCCATAAGTTGGTGATCCTGACGCCGCTCTACATCGCAGCCACCGTGCTCTCGACATCGCGCTTCGGTGCGACGATGACGGGCCTCACCATGGGAACCGTCGCCTTCCTTTTGGGCGACGGACGCTATGGCATCTTCGAAATCCTCAAGCACGTCACCCCGGGCATTCTTTGCGATCTGCTCGTGCCCTGGGTGATGCGCATGGCGTCTCCCGGTCGCTTCGTATGGTCTGCCCTGGGCGGGTTCATCGGTGCGGGGCGATTTGCCACCATCTTTTGCATCACCCTCGCCGTGCAGGCGCCGGCGGTAGCTTATGCGATGCTTGTACCCGGATTTGTCATCCACACCGGATTCGGCATTCTCTCGGGTTATGTGAGCTACCACCTCGTCAACGCGCTGGAGAGCCTCTCATGA
- the modA gene encoding molybdate ABC transporter substrate-binding protein, translated as MSARSFTKIEALLVAGGVLVGAGCQGKQDAAKQQSTAATPALDATAPEEEHHGNERPLKVAAAADLAKAFEEVGKAYEAKTEKKVVFSFGSSGLLAKQIAEGAPFDVFAAANQAFADEAVRSGACFPEGQEIYARGRIVVWTKKGALAPPKSLADLKERRFTKVAIANPDHAPYGRAAKEALTSMGAWDAVSKKLVYGENIQQTFQFAQSGNADAAIVALSLAISAEGGVYVPIDPALHTPLDQKLVVCKGGSREEGRPRKHASGFADFVSSEEGRAIMKRYGFLLPGESPAP; from the coding sequence ATGTCGGCACGATCATTTACAAAGATTGAAGCGCTGCTCGTAGCCGGTGGCGTACTCGTTGGAGCGGGCTGCCAAGGTAAGCAAGATGCGGCCAAGCAGCAATCGACGGCGGCCACGCCCGCGCTGGACGCGACCGCGCCCGAGGAGGAGCACCATGGAAACGAACGGCCACTGAAGGTCGCTGCCGCCGCGGACCTGGCAAAGGCGTTCGAGGAGGTCGGCAAGGCGTACGAGGCCAAGACCGAGAAGAAGGTCGTGTTCTCCTTTGGCTCGTCGGGGCTCCTGGCGAAGCAAATCGCCGAAGGGGCGCCGTTCGATGTGTTCGCGGCGGCGAACCAGGCCTTCGCCGACGAAGCGGTGAGGAGTGGCGCGTGCTTTCCGGAAGGGCAGGAGATCTACGCGCGCGGTCGCATTGTGGTCTGGACGAAGAAAGGGGCCTTGGCGCCGCCGAAGTCCTTGGCCGATCTCAAGGAGCGTCGCTTCACCAAGGTCGCCATTGCCAACCCCGATCATGCGCCGTACGGCCGCGCCGCCAAGGAGGCGCTCACGTCGATGGGGGCTTGGGACGCCGTCTCCAAAAAGCTCGTCTACGGCGAGAACATCCAGCAGACCTTCCAATTCGCCCAAAGCGGCAACGCCGATGCGGCCATCGTGGCGCTCTCCCTCGCTATAAGCGCCGAGGGAGGCGTGTACGTCCCCATCGATCCCGCCCTGCATACGCCACTCGACCAAAAGCTCGTCGTGTGCAAAGGCGGCTCGCGCGAAGAGGGGCGCCCGCGCAAACACGCCAGCGGCTTTGCCGACTTCGTTTCCTCCGAGGAGGGCCGCGCCATCATGAAGCGCTACGGTTTCCTGCTCCCGGGGGAATCGCCCGCCCCGTGA
- the modB gene encoding molybdate ABC transporter permease subunit: protein MSPLALSLFVATGSTLLAAVVGLAMATLLATRRFPGRALLDVLVTVPMVMPPTVLGYYLLVLLGRRGPIGQAFEALTGSSIVFTRTGAVVAAAIGALPIVIKSGRAALEDVDPQLVFAARTLGASAWRAFLTVRLPLAGRGIIAALMLAFARALGDFGVTLMVAGNIPGETQTASLAIFDAILAQRDDEALSLVIVLSLVAIAVLYTVNKLTERRRA, encoded by the coding sequence GTGAGCCCGCTCGCGCTGTCGCTGTTCGTTGCCACCGGGTCGACGCTTCTGGCGGCGGTGGTGGGCCTCGCGATGGCCACGCTCCTCGCGACGCGACGCTTTCCCGGCCGCGCCTTGCTCGACGTGCTCGTGACCGTGCCCATGGTCATGCCGCCCACGGTGCTCGGGTACTACCTGCTCGTGCTGCTCGGCCGCCGCGGCCCCATCGGCCAGGCCTTCGAGGCCCTCACCGGATCGAGCATCGTCTTCACCCGCACCGGCGCCGTCGTGGCCGCCGCCATCGGCGCGCTCCCCATCGTCATCAAATCGGGGCGCGCCGCCCTCGAAGACGTCGACCCGCAGCTCGTCTTCGCCGCGCGTACCCTGGGCGCTTCCGCGTGGCGCGCCTTTCTCACCGTGCGCCTTCCGCTGGCCGGGCGCGGCATCATCGCCGCACTGATGCTCGCCTTCGCGCGCGCCCTCGGCGACTTCGGCGTCACCTTGATGGTCGCGGGCAACATCCCCGGCGAAACGCAGACCGCCTCCCTCGCCATCTTCGACGCCATCTTGGCCCAGCGCGACGACGAGGCGCTTTCCTTGGTCATCGTCCTCTCGCTGGTGGCCATCGCCGTGCTCTACACCGTCAACAAGCTCACCGAACGGCGGCGCGCATGA
- a CDS encoding ATP-binding cassette domain-containing protein, with the protein MTSLSVALEIRHGAFRLDVAFEAPPGITILFGPSGSGKSTTLAAIAGLLRPERGRVVLGGDVWFDAGARIDRPVHLRRVAFVFQSLALFPHMSAAANVAYGMDRALAREVRRRKALELLDRFRVAHLADRRPATYSGGEAQRVALARAFAMEPHTVLLDEPFSAMDRELRQSLCADLRASATELGVPFLHVTHHAQEARLLGDRVLCIQGGSLVARGRPDELLRGRDEPSVDTGAPGS; encoded by the coding sequence ATGACCAGCCTCTCGGTCGCGCTGGAGATCCGGCACGGTGCCTTTCGCCTCGACGTCGCGTTCGAGGCGCCGCCCGGCATCACCATCCTTTTCGGCCCCTCGGGCTCGGGCAAAAGCACCACCCTGGCCGCCATCGCCGGCTTGCTCCGCCCCGAGCGCGGCCGTGTGGTGCTGGGTGGCGACGTCTGGTTCGACGCGGGCGCGCGAATCGATCGGCCGGTTCATCTGCGTCGCGTGGCCTTCGTCTTTCAATCGCTGGCCTTGTTCCCCCACATGAGCGCGGCGGCCAACGTCGCCTACGGGATGGATCGCGCCCTCGCCCGCGAGGTCCGCCGCCGCAAGGCCTTGGAGCTGCTCGACCGGTTTCGGGTGGCGCACCTCGCCGACCGACGTCCGGCGACGTATTCGGGCGGGGAGGCCCAGCGTGTGGCCCTGGCAAGGGCATTTGCCATGGAACCGCACACCGTGCTCCTCGACGAGCCGTTCTCCGCCATGGATCGCGAACTCAGGCAGTCCTTATGTGCCGATCTCCGGGCCTCTGCGACCGAGCTCGGTGTACCTTTCCTGCACGTCACGCACCACGCCCAGGAAGCGCGGCTTCTCGGCGACCGGGTCCTTTGCATTCAGGGTGGAAGCCTGGTGGCTCGTGGCCGCCCGGACGAACTCTTGCGGGGTCGAGATGAGCCTTCCGTTGACACAGGCGCACCTGGAAGCTAG
- a CDS encoding ribose-phosphate pyrophosphokinase → MFKKVCLFSGGANPELAASIGGYLETPLSKVRITRFSDNESFVELNENVRGVDAFVIQPTSSPVNDNVMELLIMCDALRRASAGSITAVIPYYGYGRQDRKVAPRTPITSKLVADLIQVSGVTRVVSVDLHAGQIQGFFNIPFDHLYAMPVMLEDYLKKTFDSSAVFVSPDSGGVERARAYSKRLNASLAIVDKRRERANVSEVMNLIGDVKGKECIIIDDMIDTAGTLCGAARALVDHGATRVVACATHGVFSGPAVKRISESPLGEVIVTDSIPLSDEAKACSKIRQVSIARLLGEAIKRIHSSDSVSSLFA, encoded by the coding sequence ATGTTCAAGAAGGTCTGTCTCTTCTCTGGGGGTGCGAATCCGGAGCTCGCCGCGTCCATCGGTGGCTATCTGGAGACGCCGCTGTCGAAGGTTCGCATCACGCGGTTCAGCGACAACGAATCGTTCGTCGAGCTGAACGAGAACGTCCGCGGGGTCGACGCATTCGTCATCCAGCCGACGTCGAGCCCCGTCAACGACAACGTGATGGAGCTCCTGATCATGTGCGACGCCCTCCGTCGCGCCTCGGCCGGATCCATCACAGCGGTCATCCCGTATTACGGCTACGGCCGGCAAGATCGCAAAGTCGCACCGCGCACGCCCATCACGTCCAAGCTCGTGGCGGACTTGATCCAAGTCTCCGGCGTCACCCGCGTCGTCTCGGTCGACCTGCACGCCGGGCAGATTCAGGGCTTCTTCAACATCCCCTTCGACCACCTGTACGCGATGCCGGTGATGCTCGAGGATTACCTGAAGAAGACGTTCGACTCCTCCGCCGTCTTCGTCTCGCCCGACTCGGGCGGCGTCGAGCGCGCGCGCGCCTACTCCAAGCGTCTCAACGCCAGCCTGGCCATCGTCGACAAGCGTCGCGAGCGCGCCAACGTCAGCGAGGTGATGAACCTCATCGGCGACGTGAAGGGCAAGGAGTGCATCATCATCGACGACATGATCGACACCGCGGGCACCCTCTGCGGCGCCGCCCGCGCCTTGGTCGATCACGGCGCCACGCGGGTCGTCGCGTGTGCCACGCACGGCGTCTTTTCGGGTCCGGCGGTCAAGCGCATCAGCGAGTCGCCCCTCGGTGAGGTCATCGTCACCGACTCCATTCCGCTGTCGGACGAGGCCAAGGCCTGCTCCAAGATCCGCCAGGTCAGCATCGCCCGACTCTTGGGCGAGGCCATCAAGCGCATCCACAGCTCCGATTCGGTCAGCTCGCTTTTCGCCTGA
- a CDS encoding 50S ribosomal protein L25 — translation MSAATTSDSSTSAIAQLSVSARLVAGKGEAKRLRRTGQVPAVAYGKTLAATPIAVAPKEVLNILKSEHGKNTVIRVQVAGSERLVMIRDYSYHPVRRDLEHVDFVEVKLDEEIEVDIPLFTTGKAEGVVKGGILRQVYRTLPVRCRPDRIPLKIEVDVTALELNGHISTQQLQLAEGVSVRLPAEQTLVSVVAPEKDRSEETAAAAPGAAGAAPAAAAGGKAAPAAKDAKAAAPAKDAKKK, via the coding sequence ATGAGCGCGGCCACCACCTCCGATTCTTCCACCTCGGCGATCGCCCAGCTTTCCGTTTCGGCACGCCTCGTAGCGGGCAAGGGAGAGGCGAAGCGCCTGCGCCGCACCGGCCAAGTTCCGGCCGTGGCCTACGGTAAGACGCTGGCCGCGACCCCGATTGCGGTTGCCCCCAAAGAAGTCCTCAACATCCTCAAGAGCGAGCACGGGAAAAACACCGTCATTCGCGTCCAGGTTGCGGGCAGCGAGCGCCTCGTGATGATCCGTGACTACTCGTACCATCCGGTGCGCCGCGATCTGGAGCACGTCGACTTCGTCGAGGTGAAGCTCGACGAGGAGATCGAGGTCGACATCCCGCTCTTCACCACCGGCAAGGCCGAAGGCGTCGTCAAGGGCGGCATCCTTCGCCAGGTTTACCGCACGCTCCCCGTGCGCTGCCGGCCGGACCGCATCCCGCTCAAGATCGAGGTCGACGTGACCGCGCTCGAGCTCAACGGCCACATCTCGACGCAGCAGCTGCAGCTCGCCGAGGGCGTGAGCGTCCGTCTCCCCGCGGAGCAGACCCTCGTGTCGGTCGTCGCGCCGGAGAAGGATCGCTCCGAGGAAACCGCCGCCGCCGCCCCGGGCGCCGCAGGCGCAGCCCCGGCCGCTGCCGCGGGTGGCAAGGCCGCCCCGGCCGCCAAGGACGCGAAAGCCGCGGCCCCCGCCAAAGACGCCAAGAAGAAGTAA
- the pth gene encoding aminoacyl-tRNA hydrolase, translating into MILVVGLGNPGKKYAETRHNIGFMVADEIHRQGSFPEWREKFSGVFTKGAHNALLKPQTFMNLSGDSVQPCAAFLKAEPAEIVVIHDELDLPWGDVRLKFGGGHAGHNGLRSIIGRLGTPDFVRVRVGIGRPPPDFRGDVADYVLQAFDPVERAELPNVVETAVKAAHSVVVNGVTAAMNAVNTRGKRT; encoded by the coding sequence GTGATCCTCGTCGTCGGCCTCGGGAATCCGGGGAAAAAATACGCGGAAACGCGTCACAACATCGGCTTCATGGTGGCCGACGAGATCCATCGGCAGGGCAGCTTCCCCGAGTGGCGGGAGAAGTTCTCCGGCGTCTTCACGAAGGGCGCGCACAACGCGCTCCTCAAGCCGCAGACCTTCATGAACCTCTCGGGCGACAGCGTTCAGCCGTGCGCCGCCTTCCTCAAGGCGGAGCCGGCCGAAATCGTCGTCATCCACGACGAGCTGGATCTGCCCTGGGGTGACGTTCGCCTCAAGTTTGGCGGCGGCCACGCCGGCCACAACGGCCTGCGCAGCATCATCGGCCGCCTGGGCACCCCGGACTTCGTCCGCGTGCGCGTCGGCATTGGCCGCCCGCCCCCCGACTTCCGCGGCGACGTCGCCGACTATGTGCTCCAGGCCTTCGACCCCGTCGAACGCGCCGAGCTCCCCAACGTCGTAGAAACGGCCGTCAAAGCCGCGCATTCGGTCGTCGTGAACGGCGTAACCGCCGCCATGAACGCCGTCAATACCCGCGGAAAACGCACGTAA
- the rpsF gene encoding 30S ribosomal protein S6, protein MALATTTQALKTKEYETIYILRGDVDPDTAEKVQNRVAEVVSRESGKLTKVEAWGRRRLAYPVAKFKKGVYVYVKYVGRGGLVNELERNLKLQDSVLKFQTVLLKDDVDEGTLTIDPEEVKLARLELPAEEEEKESRERALGLVDLPDARHSRDDRDGDRGEDDFADEEAAPESAATPKAEGGGSSGEEA, encoded by the coding sequence ATGGCACTAGCCACCACCACCCAAGCGCTGAAAACGAAGGAGTACGAGACCATCTACATCCTTCGCGGCGACGTCGATCCCGACACCGCCGAAAAAGTTCAAAACCGCGTCGCGGAAGTCGTTTCGCGCGAGTCCGGCAAGCTCACCAAGGTCGAGGCCTGGGGCCGCCGCCGTCTCGCGTACCCCGTCGCGAAGTTCAAGAAGGGCGTCTACGTTTACGTCAAGTACGTGGGCCGCGGCGGTCTCGTGAACGAGCTCGAGCGCAACCTGAAGCTGCAGGACTCCGTCCTCAAGTTCCAGACGGTGCTCTTGAAGGACGACGTCGACGAAGGCACGCTGACGATCGATCCGGAAGAAGTGAAGCTGGCCCGCCTCGAGCTGCCGGCCGAAGAAGAAGAGAAGGAATCGCGCGAGCGCGCCCTCGGCCTCGTCGACCTTCCCGATGCGCGTCACAGCCGCGACGATCGCGATGGCGATCGTGGTGAGGACGACTTCGCCGACGAAGAAGCCGCTCCCGAGAGCGCGGCGACCCCGAAGGCCGAAGGTGGTGGCAGCAGCGGAGAGGAGGCCTGA
- the rpsR gene encoding 30S ribosomal protein S18 — translation MAMLDDDKDFGRTPDLNQDAPGRRRTGKKRVCKFCAEKVTVIDYKDPQALRYFISDRGKVVPRRISGNCALHQRKVTQAIKRARNIALLPFTVTA, via the coding sequence ATGGCTATGTTGGATGACGACAAGGACTTTGGACGTACACCGGACCTGAACCAAGATGCCCCCGGCCGCCGCCGCACGGGCAAGAAGCGCGTTTGCAAGTTCTGCGCGGAGAAGGTCACGGTCATCGACTACAAAGACCCGCAGGCGCTTCGCTACTTCATCTCCGACCGCGGCAAGGTCGTTCCCCGCCGCATCAGCGGAAACTGCGCTCTTCATCAGCGCAAGGTCACCCAGGCGATCAAACGCGCGCGCAACATCGCGCTCTTGCCCTTCACCGTCACGGCCTGA
- the rplI gene encoding 50S ribosomal protein L9: MPATIQVILQQDVPNVGTSGELVKVRPGFARNYLLPRQLAVPATVAQVHRVEHEKAVALAKAEKLKKESRELAEKLNALDIKIARAVGEDDKLFGSVTAKEIHAAVEAQGVKFDRKKLVLGEPLKALGQVQVPVKLLTDVVATLKVEVVKK, from the coding sequence ATGCCCGCCACGATTCAAGTCATTCTTCAGCAGGACGTCCCGAACGTCGGAACCTCCGGTGAACTCGTCAAGGTTCGCCCGGGCTTCGCACGTAACTACCTTCTTCCGCGCCAGCTCGCCGTCCCCGCGACGGTGGCCCAGGTCCATCGCGTCGAGCACGAAAAGGCCGTCGCCCTGGCCAAGGCCGAAAAGCTGAAGAAGGAGAGCCGCGAGCTCGCAGAGAAGCTCAACGCGCTCGACATCAAGATCGCCCGCGCCGTCGGCGAGGACGACAAGCTCTTTGGCTCCGTCACGGCGAAGGAAATCCACGCCGCGGTCGAGGCCCAGGGCGTGAAGTTCGATCGCAAAAAGCTCGTGCTCGGTGAGCCCCTCAAGGCGCTCGGCCAAGTGCAAGTTCCCGTGAAGCTTCTCACCGACGTCGTCGCCACCCTCAAGGTGGAAGTCGTCAAGAAGTGA
- the dnaB gene encoding replicative DNA helicase, whose amino-acid sequence MEKAWKTRGKPEIVEPPQIDGRVPPHDLDAEAAVLSAIMIDSMALDRVLEFLKPEHYYSEAHRRIYEACIELRQAGQPVDIVQVGTYLKNRERIQQIGGMAYLTEILNCAPAVANIAAYGTTIHEKWRVRQLIATCQRVAAQGYIDYGDAQHFIDGAEQSVYELSRTSESSSVEKLISVMKKSFKQLTDAMQRGDRITGVATGFDRYDRLTAGLHPGDLSIVAARPGMGKTSFVLNVAVNVASPKGRELENDPNQRWEQEGAGVAVFSLEMPREQLANRMVCSEGKVDVSKVRSGFLSQQDWNRLTQAAAFLGSLPIWIDDSSTLSILELRAKVRRLQAEYDREPEDGRGGRKIGLVIIDYLQLMKGRDGVSSREQEISEISRGLKGLAKELKVPVIALSQLNRAVETRSEKSKRPQISDLRESGAIEQDADNIIFIYRDDYYNKEGSTEPNIAELILAKQRNGPTGTAKVRFDKEYTRFDNLPDGEYEDEPG is encoded by the coding sequence GTGGAAAAGGCGTGGAAAACGCGGGGAAAGCCGGAGATCGTGGAGCCGCCGCAGATCGACGGGCGCGTTCCCCCGCACGATCTCGACGCCGAGGCGGCCGTTCTGTCGGCGATCATGATCGACAGCATGGCGCTCGACCGCGTGCTCGAGTTCCTCAAGCCCGAGCACTACTACTCGGAAGCGCACCGCCGCATTTACGAAGCGTGCATCGAACTGCGCCAGGCCGGCCAGCCCGTCGACATCGTGCAGGTGGGCACGTACCTGAAGAACCGTGAGCGCATCCAGCAGATCGGCGGGATGGCGTACCTCACGGAGATCCTCAACTGCGCCCCGGCCGTGGCCAACATCGCCGCCTACGGCACCACGATCCACGAGAAGTGGCGCGTGCGCCAGCTGATTGCCACCTGCCAGCGCGTGGCCGCGCAGGGTTACATCGACTACGGCGACGCGCAGCACTTCATCGATGGCGCCGAGCAGTCCGTGTACGAGCTGAGTCGCACGTCGGAGTCGAGCAGCGTCGAGAAGCTCATCAGCGTCATGAAGAAGTCGTTCAAGCAATTGACCGACGCCATGCAACGCGGCGATCGCATCACCGGTGTGGCCACCGGGTTCGATCGCTACGATCGCCTCACCGCCGGCCTCCACCCGGGCGACCTCTCCATCGTCGCCGCGCGTCCCGGCATGGGCAAAACGAGCTTCGTCCTCAACGTGGCCGTCAACGTGGCGAGCCCCAAGGGCAGGGAACTCGAGAACGATCCGAACCAGCGCTGGGAGCAAGAAGGGGCAGGGGTGGCCGTCTTCTCCTTGGAAATGCCGCGCGAGCAGCTGGCCAATCGTATGGTGTGCTCCGAGGGCAAGGTCGACGTCAGCAAGGTCCGCTCGGGCTTCCTCAGCCAACAAGATTGGAACCGCCTGACGCAAGCCGCCGCCTTCCTCGGCAGCTTGCCCATCTGGATCGACGACTCGTCGACCTTGAGCATTCTCGAGCTTCGCGCCAAGGTGCGCCGCCTCCAAGCCGAGTACGATCGCGAGCCCGAGGACGGCCGCGGGGGCCGCAAGATCGGCCTGGTCATCATCGACTACTTGCAGCTCATGAAGGGCCGCGACGGGGTCAGCTCCCGCGAGCAAGAGATCAGCGAAATCTCCCGCGGACTCAAAGGCCTCGCCAAAGAGCTCAAGGTCCCGGTCATCGCCCTCTCGCAGCTGAATCGCGCCGTCGAGACGCGCAGCGAGAAATCCAAGCGCCCCCAGATCAGCGACCTTCGCGAGTCGGGCGCCATCGAGCAGGACGCCGACAACATCATCTTCATTTACCGCGACGACTACTACAACAAGGAAGGCTCGACCGAGCCCAACATCGCCGAGTTGATCCTCGCCAAGCAGCGTAACGGCCCGACCGGCACGGCGAAGGTGCGGTTCGACAAAGAATACACGCGCTTCGACAACTTGCCCGATGGCGAATACGAGGACGAGCCGGGCTGA
- a CDS encoding ArsA family ATPase, with translation MKSPLESIVDTRRVIISVGAGGVGKTTTSAALGVAAAQRGKRVLCLTIDPAHRLAESLGIARMNTEAMDIDPARFADAGAPLKGSLTVMMLDTKRTFDELVMKYSSSPERAQRLLDNKIYKYVSTSLAGTQEYMAMEKLIDVKGDPRYDLICLDTPPTANALDFLDAPERLVDALDSAAMRWFVDAFQSTGKLSLNILARSASVVLRAIGKITGGGFLEDVAGFITELNDLFGGFKERAARVQAALRSKDVAFVLVTSPSPVSIKEVLYFSGRLAQHDMPRGALVVNRYRVPPPHAGDAPIPISVAHAAVMTRGIQLEDEAAERLSRAHLDAVHLAALDHRNVGVLHAELPEDVPIVKVPELASDVHDVRLLSDLAATLMSGGI, from the coding sequence ATGAAGTCGCCTCTGGAGTCCATCGTCGATACGCGCCGTGTGATCATCTCGGTGGGGGCGGGCGGGGTCGGTAAGACCACGACCTCCGCGGCGCTGGGGGTCGCGGCTGCGCAGCGCGGAAAGCGCGTGCTGTGCCTCACCATCGATCCGGCGCATCGCCTCGCCGAGAGCCTGGGCATCGCCCGGATGAACACCGAGGCCATGGACATCGACCCGGCGCGTTTCGCCGACGCCGGCGCGCCACTCAAAGGCTCGCTCACCGTGATGATGCTCGATACGAAGCGCACCTTCGACGAGCTGGTGATGAAGTATTCTTCGAGCCCCGAACGCGCGCAGCGCCTCTTGGACAACAAGATTTACAAGTACGTCTCCACGTCGCTCGCCGGTACGCAGGAGTACATGGCGATGGAGAAGCTGATCGACGTCAAGGGCGATCCCCGCTACGACCTAATCTGCCTCGACACGCCGCCCACCGCCAACGCGCTCGACTTCCTCGATGCGCCGGAGCGGCTGGTCGACGCACTCGATTCCGCGGCCATGCGCTGGTTCGTGGATGCGTTCCAGTCGACGGGAAAGCTGTCGCTCAACATCCTCGCGCGCTCGGCGTCCGTGGTGCTGCGCGCCATCGGCAAGATCACGGGTGGCGGCTTCTTGGAAGATGTCGCGGGGTTCATCACGGAGCTGAACGATCTCTTCGGCGGATTCAAAGAGCGCGCGGCGCGCGTGCAGGCCGCGCTGCGAAGCAAGGACGTCGCCTTCGTGCTGGTGACGTCGCCGTCGCCGGTGAGCATCAAAGAGGTGCTCTATTTCTCCGGGCGCCTGGCCCAGCACGACATGCCGCGTGGCGCGCTGGTGGTGAATCGCTACCGCGTGCCGCCGCCGCATGCCGGAGATGCGCCCATTCCCATCTCGGTGGCGCACGCGGCGGTGATGACCCGCGGTATCCAACTCGAGGACGAAGCGGCCGAGCGCCTCTCACGCGCGCACCTGGACGCCGTTCACCTTGCGGCGCTGGACCATCGCAACGTCGGCGTGCTGCACGCGGAGCTTCCCGAAGACGTGCCCATCGTGAAGGTGCCCGAGCTTGCGTCGGACGTGCACGACGTGCGTCTTCTTTCGGACCTCGCGGCGACGTTGATGTCCGGCGGTATCTAG